Proteins encoded together in one Miscanthus floridulus cultivar M001 chromosome 16, ASM1932011v1, whole genome shotgun sequence window:
- the LOC136511599 gene encoding zinc finger CCCH domain-containing protein 35-like, which produces MMMMGEGAHAPPWQQSPAAAISSSMMDADEAASPYALLAALQHYLPSNEAAAAAYDEDDEEAALSAAVDAYACDEFRMYEFKVRRCSRGRSHDWTDCPYAHPGEKARRRDPRRYHYSGAACPDFRKGGCKRGDACELAHGVFECWLHPSRYRTQPCKDGTGCRRRVCFFAHTPDQLRVPPPPQQSSASPRGASVASPLAESYDGSLLRRQVFESYLTKSGMIMSSSPTSTLVSPPRSPPSESSPPMSPDAAALRRGSWPGVGSPVNEVLASLRQLRLAGGGGSPRSAPSGGSSFLAGGGYPFGSPKSPAGLYSLPSTPTSRPSPVMERVESGRALREKVFERLSKEATVPNDTSGASANVEGAAPDVGWVSDLIN; this is translated from the coding sequence ATGATGATGATGGGAGAGGGAGCGCACGCACCGCCGTGGCAGCAGTCACCGGCGGCGGCCATCAGCAGCAGCATGATGGACGCGGACGAGGCGGCGTCGCCGTACGCCCTCCTGGCGGCGCTGCAGCATTATCTGCCGTCgaacgaggcggcggcggcggcgtacgacgaggacgacgaggaggcggcCCTGTCGGCGGCGGTGGACGCGTACGCCTGCGACGAGTTCCGGATGTACGAGTTCAAGGTGCGGCGGTGCTCGCGCGGGCGGAGCCACGACTGGACGGACTGCCCCTACGCGCACCCGGGGGAGAAGGCCCGGCGGCGCGACCCCAGGCGGTACCACTACTCCGGCGCCGCGTGCCCGGACTTCCGCAAGGGCGGGTGCAAGCGCGGCGACGCGTGCGAGTTGGCGCACGGGGTGTTCGAGTGCTGGCTCCACCCGTCCCGCTACCGGACGCAGCCCTGCAAGGACGGCACCGGGTGCCGCCGCCGAGTCTGCTTCTTCGCGCACACGCCGGACCAGCTccgcgtgccgccgccgccgcagcagtccAGCGCCAGCCCGAGGGGCGCGTCGGTGGCGTCGCCGCTGGCCGAGTCGTACGACGGCTCGCTGCTCCGCCGGCAGGTGTTCGAGAGCTACCTCACCAAGAGCGGCATGATCATGTCGTCGTCGCCTACCAGCACGCTCGTCTCGCCGCCAAGGTCGCCGCCGTCGGAGTCGTCCCCGCCAATGTCGCCGGACGCCGCCGCGCTCCGCCGCGGGTCGTGGCCGGGTGTAGGCTCGCCCGTCAACGAGGTCCTCGCCTCGCTacgccagctccgcctcgccggcggcggcggctcgccgAGGTCGGCGCCTTCCGGCGGATCGTCGTTTTTGGCCGGCGGCGGCTACCCGTTCGGGTCCCCGAAGTCACCGGCCGGGCTGTACAGCCTCCCGTCCACGCCAACATCCAGGCCGTCCCCGGTCATGGAGAGGGTCGAGTCCGGGAGAGCCCTCCGCGAGAAGGTGTTCGAGCGGCTCAGCAAAGAAGCCACCGTGCCCAACGACACCTCCGGCGCCTCCGCCAACGTTGAGGGAGCGGCTCCGGATGTCGGCTGGGTCTCCGACCTCATCAACTAA